The following are from one region of the Chiloscyllium punctatum isolate Juve2018m chromosome 46, sChiPun1.3, whole genome shotgun sequence genome:
- the LOC140467941 gene encoding volume-regulated anion channel subunit LRRC8D-like produces MITLTELATLSDSQPTHRLLKPWWDVLMDYLVLVMLMVSLLSATLLISQDKVVCLPCDHVRALNATPQSSSLGAVPQPHSPHPPEGQETSDCGSRHPSGAAGDHSGPAESKSSSSARRLRAGGYKTNLDFQQYVYISQVCYQKALPWYSKYFPYIALVHTIILLAGGNFWFKFPKTSSKVEHFVSILGKCFESPWTTKAVSETANEDSENSQNRTKMFKSATLEPSDISDTSSSLTSHPEVTFEPAVSGSPSMNILDKQDGEQAKALFEKVRRFRAHTEDGDLIYKFYVGQTVVKALKFLVILCYTFTFVDSITFEHVCKPKIKNVTGYSVFFCTHSMAYMLKKLLTSYIILIALYGLVCLYTLFWLFRGSLKEYSFEKVREESNFSDIPDVKNDFAFLLHMVDQYDQLYSKRFAIFLSEGCESKLLEMNLNHEWTYEKLRQHVSKNAQGKLELLSGIPKAVFDMSDLEVLKLELIPDVRLPAKISQMVALRELYLYHCPAKVDQIAFNFVRDHLHILHIKFTDIGEIPLWVYSLKNLVELHLSGNLNSETNKAIGLESLKELRHLKILIVKSNLSKIPSNVMELATHLSRLVIQNDGTKLLVLNNLKKLTSLSELELQNCELGRIPHAIFSLGNLQKLDLKANNIQSIEEIVSFQHLKRLSCLRLWHNAISCIPTTISLIKTLEQLYLSNNKLESLPAALFTLRKLRYLDLSHNLLTAVPPDIHLLQNLQHFSITKNKVETLSLQLFNCLKLRSLQLGQNCITHIPPEIGQLTQLTHLELKGNHLERIPPEISSCLLLKKNSLIVEDLLFDHLPTEVKEHFTEQDFTSIV; encoded by the coding sequence ATGATCACCCTGACGGAGCTCGCCACGCTGTCTGACAGCCAGCCCACCCATCGCCTCCTCAAGCCCTGGTGGGACGTCCTGATGGACTACTTGGTGCTGGTCATGCTGATGGTGTCCCTCCTGTCTGCCACGCTGCTCATTTCCCAGGACAAGGTGGTCTGTCTACCCTGCGACCACGTACGGGCTCTGAATGCCACACCCCAGAGTTCCTCCCTGGGCGCTGTGCCCCAACCACACAGTCCTCACCCCCCTGAGGGGCAGGAGACATCCGACTGTGGGAGCAGGCATCCATCAGGAGCTGCGGGAGACCACTCAGGGCCTGCAGAATCCAAGTCATCATCATCCGCTCGCCGACTGAGGGCCGGAGGCTACAAAACTAACCTGGATTTCCAGCAGTATGTCTACATTAGTCAGGTGTGTTACCAGAAAGCTCTGCCCTGGTACTCCAAGTATTTCCCATACATCGCCCTGGTGCACACCATCATTCTGCTGGCCGGAGGCAACTTCTGGTTCAAATTCCCAAAGACATCCTCCAAAGTCGAGCATTTCGTCTCGATCCTGGGCAAGTGCTTTGAGTCGCCGTGGACCACCAAAGCAGTCTCCGAGACCGCCAACGAGGACTCGGAAAACAGCCAGAACCGGACGAAAATGTTCAAGTCTGCCACCCTGGAGCCCAGCGACATCTCGGACACCAGCTCCTCGCTGACCTCGCACCCCGAGGTGACCTTTGAACCGGCGGTCAGTGGCTCACCTTCGATGAACATCTTGGACAAGCAGGACGGCGAGCAAGCCAAGGCGCTGTTCGAGAAGGTGCGCAGGTTTCGGGCTCACACAGAGGACGGGGACCTGATCTATAAGTTCTACGTTGGCCAGACAGTGGTGAAAGCGCTCAAGTTCCTGGTCATCCTGTGCTATACCTTCACCTTTGTCGACTCCATCACCTTCGAGCACGTCTGCAAGCCCAAGATTAAGAACGTTACAGGTTACTCGGTCTTTTTCTGCACCCACAGCATGGCCTACATGCTGAAGAAGCTGCTCACCAGCTATATCATCCTGATTGCCCTGTATGGCCTGGTGTGCCTCTATACTCTCTTCTGGCTGTTCCGCGGCTCACTGAAGGAGTACTCCTTTGAGAAGGTGCGCGAGGAGAGCAACTTCAGTGACATTCCTGACGTCAAGAACGATTTTGCCTTCCTCCTGCACATGGTGGACCAGTACGACCAGCTCTACTCCAAACGCTTTGCCATCTTCCTGTCCGAGGGCTGCGAGAGCAAGCTGCTGGAGATGAACCTCAACCACGAGTGGACGTACGAGAAGCTCCGGCAGCACGTCTCCAAGAACGCGCAGGGGAAGCTGGAGCTGCTGTCCGGCATTCCCAAGGCGGTCTTCGACATGAGCGACCTGGAGGTGCTGAAACTGGAACTGATCCCAGACGTCCGGCTGCCGGCAAAGATTTCCCAGATGGTGGCGCTGAGGGAGCTCTACCTTTACCACTGCCCGGCGAAGGTGGACCAGATCGCCTTCAACTTTGTGCGAGACCACCTCCACATCCTGCACATTAAGTTCACTGACATCGGGGAGATCCCCCTCTGGGTGTACTCGCTCAAGAACCTGGTGGAGCTGCACCTGTCGGGCAATCTCAACTCCGAGACCAACAAAGCCATTGGCCTGGAGTCCCTCAAGGAGCTGCGGCACCTCAAAATTCTCATCGTCAAGAGCAACCTCTCCAAAATCCCCTCGAACGTGATGGAGCTGGCCACGCACCTGTCCCGGCTGGTGATCCAGAACGACGGGACCAAGCTCCTGGTCCTGAACAACCTGAAGAAGCTGACCAGCCTCTCGGAGTTGGAACTGCAGAACTGTGAGCTCGGCAGGATCCCACACGCCATCTTCAGCCTCGGCAACCTTCAGAAACTGGACCTGAAAGCCAATAACATCCAGAGCATCGAGGAGATTGTGAGCTTCCAGCACCTCAAGAGGCTCTCCTGCCTCAGACTGTGGCACAACGCCATCTCGTGCATCCCCACCACCATCAGCCTGATCAAAACCCTCGAGCAGTTGTACCTCTCCAACAACAAGCTGGAATCCCTGCCCGCCGCCCTCTTCACCCTGAGGAAGCTACGATACCTGGACCTCAGCCACAACCTGCTGACGGCCGTGCCTCCCGACATTCACCTGCTCCAGAACCTGCAACACTTCTCCATCACCAAGAATAAGGTGGagactctgtctctccaactctTCAACTGCCTCAAGCTGAGATCCTTGCAGCTGGGCCAGAACTGTATCACACACATCCCACCAGAGATCGGACAGTTAACTCAGCTCACCCACCTCGAACTGAAAGGCAACCATTTAGAGAGGATTCCCCCTGAGATCAGCAGTTGCCTGTTACTCAAGAAGAACAGTCTTATCGTTGAAGACCTTCTGTTTGATCATCTCCCCACTGAGGTCAAAGAGCACTTCACCGAACAAGACTTTACCTCCATCGTCTGA